The segment TGGAATATTTCATAGACCTACCCAATTTACCGCATTGCCGAGGGAGTTAAAACTTTGAGGTCTGGGAGACCTTTATTTActttcttctccccatcccacatatttgtattcttttttttggtctcatTTCTTTCAGAGTATCTGATTATTTCTTAGTGTATAGTTTTAGTTCTATCTCTCATATGTACTCCTACGACCCTCAGTTCCTTCCACCCCAgtagtagtctttttttttcttttcaaaaagaataaataagaaataccaTGTTCTTCAAATGGGACGCTTAGaaattccatgtttttctgatttAAATGGAACTTTCTCTGAAATGAGTGTGGAGGTACAAGGAACTGACTTTGTAAAGATTCAGAGATCTAAGGCCAATGCTGCTGGTTTGGGAGTTGTTTCTTGTAAAGGGACGTGACTGTTCCTTAGAGAAAATGCTTTTGAATTAAGCCtcctcctgcccccaccccaccccaactccGATTTCCAGCGACTCGGCTTCTCTCTAGTCACTTTAGGTCTGGCAGATAATTTTGGGAGCCCAGAATAAAGACATCGCTGCACTACGCTGAAGAGAGCCCTGAATTTAACATTAAACTCATCCCCTTGCCCTGCACTTTGCTCCGATCGATCTGTGGGGCTGTTTGCGAAGCTCTACCAAAAGATTGCTGTCCTTCAAGAGGAAATAACTCTCTTCCCACACcgcttccctcccccccccattcccttcttcttggagctggggtgggggtggggggggtctAGTTCCCTAATACCTCTTAGCTTGAACACACCACTTTAGTTTGGGCACTGGGTAGTATGACCTGGTGCCAGGGCATCTGTTCTCTCACTCTCCTGTTCTGCAAGGTTTGAAGAGGTGTACATCTATTTCAACTTTGACTGTGTTTCAAGCATTTTGTGTTAACAGTTAAAGTATTTCAAGTAACAGTCCTCTCAGACATTTCCAGTTATAATCACACtcgcccccccacacacacacttctaagTCCACAGCTAACCTTAGTCTACTTCCAAGGATGCTTTCTTCAGTGGCCAAAGGCTCTTCCCTCTTGTGGAAAGATATTGTTGCTTTTaaacagagggagaaggagagagagagagagagagagagagagagagagagagagagagagagagagagagagagagagagagagagagagaaatcttgcCTTCCTGATAAAGTCACTAAAAGGGATTTGTATAAATCAGCCGTGTTGCACTCATGGTTTTCATTGAACATTTGTCTGATGATCAAGGTTTGACTGGGAGTGAAGGGCGAGGGGAATGagacagaaggaagaatgaaCTGTCTTTAAAAATTGCACTCGTATGAAACTTCCTAAAAGGTTGTCTAACAGAAGCATCTATTACTTTACTTGACAAATTTACCTTTCTCAGGAAAgtttaagaagaaaaatcatgTAATTTATGTTATCCTAATAAATCAGATTCTACCTCACTACGATACAATTCACTTTgtgttcttcccctccccctttcttttcttttttcttccccccccccctctacacccccccaccccccccgcCCAAGCCCTCAGGTGAAAgtgcggcggcggcagcagcagcagcaagctgcagcagcagcaacagaagaAACATTTTGTTGCCTTTTTGAGGGTTAAATCAGAAGACAGGCTGTCTCGCCTCGGCCAATCAGATGTGGTCCCTGCCAGCTATAATATAGTGCTAAAGGCAGGCTTCTCTCACAAGCGTTTCTAGGCTTGCTACCATTAAAATCAGAgtctttttgtcttttgattgCTGTCTCGCGACCCAACTCCGATGTGTTCCGTTATCAGCGACCGGCAGCCTGCCATTTCAGCACCTGTCTCGATAGGGATCGGTGGATAGTTGAAGGAATCAGCAAGGAAGCAAAGGCTTattgagagggagaaaagagaaaaggaaagagaagagagggaggaagggaggagagagagagagggagagagagagggagagggagagaggagagagagagagagagagagagagagagagagagagagagagagagagagagagaccgagaCCTAAGGAGACAGTCTGAGATAGACACGCGCAAaggcgcgcgcacacacacatatacacatacacacacacacacacatacacacacacaccaaggaaGCTTTGAAGTAACTGGATTCAATGGACGAGATGCTGCTACTGACGAGATTTCTGCTGGTGGTTCTCGTCTCTTCCCTCTTAATGTCCTCGGGGCTGGCGTGCGGACCTGGCAGGGGATTTGGAAAGAGGCGCCACCCCAAGAAGCTGACCCCCTTAGCCTACAAGCAGTTTATCCCCAACGTGGCGGAGAAGACCCTAGGGGCTAGTGGAAGATACGAAGGGAAGATCTCCAGAAACTCCGAGCGATTTAAAGAACTCACCCCCAATTACAATCCTGACATTATATTTAAGGATGAAGAGAACACCGGAGCGGACCGGCTGATGACTCAGGTAGAAACCCCATCCATCCATGTGTGGCGTTTAATATGTTTCTTTGAAAGGCAAGGAAAATGTGAAAGGAAGCGCTCACAGAATGAGCctctgtcctttttttcttctcagttttaaGATaatatccctttccctccttagCCACCTACCCCATCACCCTTCCTCTTTCTCAAAGAATCCATATTATAAGTAGAGCTTAGAGAAGTTTGGGGgtaggaatgggggtggggagagtgcaGTTGAGCTCGGGTTTTATGTCATTGATTTGATTTCTGTGTTATTGGTCTGCTACTTCCTATCCTGTCTCAGCCCTGTCATGCAACTTGCTAGGGAGAGCTCAGCTTTTAGGGCATTCGGCTCCTTGAGTCTGTCCTTGTTgcttggggaggaaaggaggtggagagggaatagaaatcagagagatggaagaagggggaatccgtcccccccccccaatatacAGTGACCACCACATCAGGATTACTGTCTCTTTGAGTATTAGATCTTAAGACACTTTTTCTCtatctccatttttatttcctttctcaccCCCACTCTTCCCACATCTCAAATAAATTCTTAATTCGGCAGGCCAGGGGAGGCTGTTCTGACAAAAGGCAGTGTGGCTTCAGCCACAGCTATTGCTCTCCCATTTCTGTATTATGTAGCTTGTATTGCAATACCGTTTTGCAATTGTGCCCATCGGAGTGTGAATATATTGATATTTCTTTAAGGATGCTCTCTTTCTCCCGTCGCCCGTGGTACCTTAGGGGAGGGACTTATAACTTATTAGCATTGCATCACTCTCTTTTAAATCAGATTGCTCAAGAATTACAACCGAATAAATAttgggtgggggatggggaaagggaataGTGGAAAGATGGAATGCAGAACTATCTTAGgcttgttatttattttatctttaaaaaaagaaaaaggaagaaaccgCAAAACAAACGTTCCCTTCGTACTTCCCTTCCCAcattgagatgtctgaaaagcaaaTTCGACCGCCAGTCACGGACTTTCTGAAACTCCATAGATCTAATAAGCTGGAAATGGTTTTCCTTGCAAATATAGGTCAATATCATTTTTATTGCcctattaaaatatttaagtcccacctttgGTGCTAGCAACGCAATGAGGTTGGAGGAACCGCACTAGTGGGGGTggaaagttggggggggggggtcggaGTTGGTAATGATTTCCCCCCCTCCCAACCCTATTCAATCCCCCAAGTCCTCGGTTTATTGAGGGGCAGGAAAAAAGACTGTCCTGAAAGATGACTTCTATTTTAAAGGGTGTCCTTAgcctctcttcctcatctgctCTCGACCACCTTAAATCTTACCTAGAGCGTTGACGCGGGCTCTTGTAGGCAGATAAAAGCGTGAGCCTCAATTATGTACAGGCCACAGTGTGCAGGTTGAGTGCAGCGTGCTGGACTGAGTTTGCCAGCTTGCTTGGGCAGGAGCTTTCACTCCCTCCGCCCCAACCCCAACCTCTGTCCCTAGCCTGCCTCTGGCTGCTCATAAACCCACTGGGGGCGGGGGGCTGGGCTGTAGTGAGATGGCTCAGGATCGGAGgtaggatggggtgggggtggggggccgGAGGTTCCTGGCTCAGAACCCTGTTAATAGTTGCTCTCGTTTGTGGAAGCCCGCCTGACAGACAGCCCGAGAGCCCGTTTCACCCATCCCTGGCCCCCACCGCCCACCAGACCTCAGTTCCCGGGTGCTTACAGCCCTCAGTCATCGCAGCCTTTCAGAAAAGCTGCAAGGCAACGGAGCTGTACGCCAAGTCAGACGCATTTTCAGCTCCACTTACTCCTTCTTTATCGATCGCCACGGCTAGGGTTTCAGCTTGTATCCTTTCTAATACGACAGAGGCTGgggctgctgctactgctgctgctgccgctgccgccgTCACGAGTCCAGATTCTCTTAAACCCGAAGGAAAGAAACCCTTCCCCTCCCTTAAAAGATCACGCCCGCGAATTAGCTGCATCACTAGAacgatggtgatgataataataataatactataatgataataattaaataaagctGCTGGGGGGGGGCTGACTAGGCGAGGGTTGAGGAGGAGcaggcggcagcggcggcggcggcaggaggaggaggaggagaaggtaggAGGGGTGTGGTGAAGATGTTTTAAAGGGCTGGGTACATAGCTGGAGAGCAAGCTCCGAAGGAGGACTGCTAATAGCCTGTCtgctttctctttcactgctctgcgtcttttcattccttctttccccttctctcctcttctgcaGCCCCTTCCCCAGCCTCTCCAGAATCCTggtcttctctccctttcacccCCACCTCACTGATTCTGCATCCCCCTCCGACCTTTCCCTCGTCTACCTCTGTCCGTCCTTCCCCGCCCCCTCAACTGCTAGCCCTTCCCAGGGAATTCAGCGCCAAGCCTGCTACGGGCTTGACCACTCTGGCTGCCATTGGCCGGCAGCATTTGAACTTCTGACCTTCTGTCAACTTCCCTCAGACGAACGAAACGAAAACAAATAAGTTCCCCCCTTCCCTtgcgcacacacgcacaccagAGCGTTGGCTAGTCCTGTTCCCGACACAAAagatggggggggtggggggtgggcaaGAGCCAGAAGGATTGCTGGAGGGAGGGGAACTCAAGTCCCCGTAACGCTGCCCCCATGGAAGTACCCTAAAAATAATGCATGGtagtgggaagaaagaagagcTGAGGACTCAGTCCAGTCACCTGGTTTCTCTCTTCCACCCTACACCCTTCCTAATATCCTGTTCTCTGGGCTCCCCCAGTGAAAAGTGTGATGGGGGGGGAAGGAAGTCATTGTTGTTGGGGTGTAGTTGTGAGATATAATAATATCCTGTTGATCTGGAAGTGGGGGGATGGGAAGACTGGTGATCAGTTTCTCTGCAAAGACGTGTCTTCTGAACTGGGGTTCAGCAGGCGGTCTCCCTGAGTTAGACCAAacacccgtgtgtgtgtgtgtgtgtgtgtgtgtgtgtgtgtgtgtgtgtgtgtgtgttgcttcaCAAGTCCCTCAACCATGGCGAGATCTTCCCCAGTGGAACTTTGAGAACCGTTCCTGAACGCATTAGCTACTGGTTAATATTAACTCAAGGGAAGGGGGAAACGCAGACGGACATCGCTTACAGGCTCAGGCAGGTCAGGTCCCCAGTCTTAGGGGGGGCAATGGTCTGAAAGGGGGACAGCGGGAAGCTAGTAAGGGAAGTCGGACCTGTATGGAGGGGGAAGTAGGGAAGTGGCCTGAAATTGACGCATGTCCCGTCTGCTTTGCAATCAAGTTAGGGAAAGGGAATGTTGAAAtatgggggaagagggggaactTTGATGGGAGGGGGTGTTTTTTCTTAGTTAAGTAGGACAGGAGACGTATGTAGGGTATGATTTTGCGGGTTGTGGATCTTTTGAAGTTTAGGGTGGCCCTCTTTATGGGAAACCCACCAAGTTGTTTACAGTTGACAGGTACCTGCTAAGTGTTTTCCTCCGAGCATTCATTTGTGTAGAGAGAGGTTAGGCGCTTGGCAGAGAGCTGGGGCGTGTTGAACTACTTTGCTTCGGCTGACACAAAAGCCCGAGCTGAGGCGGCCCTGCTGGGCTTCACGGTGAGTGAACAGAATTGGGCTTGATTCGTGGCACACGACCCAGTGAATTAATAAATTGTCTGAGCTTCACGGCTTTTGACTCCGACAATCCAGCTCAGCCAGTATAGAGTGAGAGTCCTtcagccagcagcagcagcagcagcaggaggaggaggaggagaaggtggtggtgatgggggtggtggtagtggtactTCTCCTTTTACCAGAAAGAATTaaaaggatgggggggggggggctcttgCCAAATCCCCACGTTCCACCCCCACTGCCTCCATCCCCATTCCCCACTCCACACCCGTATCCTTCTTCCTCTGAGTGCATCCTTGTGCTCACTTCCGAATGGCCCAGCTTAAGTTAGAGATCTCGATCCCGGAATGGGAGCCTAGATTGCCCCGGGCTGTTTAAAGATTCACAGTCTGGTGGGGACCGAGACTGTGAAGTGAGTCGGGAAAGACCCCGGGTAGGGAAGAGAAGCCGTGCGTGGGTATGCGTGTTTGTATATGTGCGCACGTGCACCCGTGGCCGCGGGGCGGGCTTACTCTCCCAAGCTAGAAATCCAGCGTGGTTTCAATCGCTGGTCTTCCACGTAAAGTGCGTGTCATCCTCGTGGTGACCTCACTCAAACTCTTcttccattaagaaaaaaaaaaagtctagcagCCTCAGAATCCTGCGAGGGCTAGCCTGTTTTTCCCCCTGctgcttcttgtttttcttttatgtttaactCCCACAACTATATTACCGTTTTTATTGCTGCCAAATACACAGAACCTTTCCTGTTAAGCAATCATGTCAAATTCCCTTGAAAACTGTGGAGTAGGAATACTATAAGGCTTCCGTCTCCTTCCACCTTCACCCCACTTCCACCCCCACTGTGCACTTCGGcctccaaccccccccccccccccacccagctACCTCCCTGCTACCCCGTCCCCAAAAGACTTTCTAACAAGCTGTTGTAAAGGGCTCCTTTGTGGTGGGCGATTTTACATATTGGTAGCCTCTTTGGGGAGACTTGTCTGGGAGAAAGTCAAGCATCGTCTCTAGTCTTCGGAGAAGTTAACAGCAAACAGCCCTGGCAGTCACTGAGGGCCAGTCCAGGCGCCTTGGCTAAAGTCACCTCCAGTTCTTCTACAGTCTCTGCTTCTGTTCCTGGTTTCTGACTCTGGCTAGAAAAAAGGCACCCTATCCTATATCTCCTGGAGACACAAAATTCACCGTCACCACCCCCTTCTCAAACCTCCCAATCATTATCCTCCATTACCaacttcttttttcaattttctccattcATTCAGTTAAATCTTCCCACAGCTTTCTTTTAGTTATAGTTCTGACCTGACTGAAGGAAGTGAAGTTAGGAAAGTTACCTGGGAAGCTCAGTCCCCATATCCCAAAAGTATATTTCAGTTTTCCTCTAGAATTCTCTTTGACTAGGTCAAGACCAATATAACATTGGAGTAATTACAAGGAGAGCATTTTGGCATAtgctctgtgtgcatgtgtgtgggaatagatggatggatggatggatggatggatggatggatggatggatagatggacagaaaagaaacagaaagaatgctTGTCTTTCTATCTTCTAGACTTTCTTGCAGAAAcattttcccttcctcattccccATCCTCCTTCTTAccccccctcccacacacatGCAGCTCCATTCCTCTTTATACATAGAAacaccaccccctccctccaACTCTTCAGTTTGCTCTTCAAACTTGCTGGACGCCATTCTAAACTGGGGCCAAGAGAacaagaggggagggaagggaagggaaaaggttaaagaaaacaagaaactcAATCAGACCACAGAAAACCCAGGCAGAAAAGAACTCCATAGAGTAAAAAGAATGTGGCTCTCCAGATAAAGAATGTTTGTCATCCCTGCCCTGGCCCATATGGAAAATTATAACTCACCTAGTTgcttttcccccctcctttcttcctctccctccccctgctaAACTTTGCTATCAACTTGCAAcctttattcttctctcttaCCTTTGGTTTAATCTTAACCCCAGAAAATCTAGAGGTgggcagggaaggtcccagagaTAAATCataacttttcattctttaagaCATGTACAGTGTATTTTTGGTCATATCTCTGAAATACAAGGACTCTCTCCAGTCTCACTGTATACTTCTAATTCTGAGGACTTTAGGGAGTGATTTGCTCTTCCGAAACAAGGGTTGGTTTGGAGGAgtgggtgtgtgtggggtgggTAGTAGGACTAGTTTGAAAGGGGTTTCCTCAGGGTCAGATAAAAGTCCTGCAAGTATGGGGGAAGCTGTTGTGACCACAGAAGAGGAACATGAAAAGTTTGAAGACACATAGGGCAGGAGAGCACTAGAAAGTGGGTGGAGTATAAGGTATGTGAGGTGCTTGGGTATTCTCAGAAAGACTCCCTTTTCTTACTATAACTTCAAACTGCTGGCAGACAGTTTCGTGGTTTAAAAGGAAAAACCTTAATTTGGAGTCAACAGACCTAGTTCACCTTAGCCAAGACTCttagcctttctgggcctcagtttcctcatctgcataaactgaggaggttggactaggtgatctttagggccccttccaactcaaaattctGTCATGCTGGAGTTGCTGTTTCAGCAATTCAAAAAGCCATCCTTCCCAAGAGGAATTTGTTCTCTACAAATTTGCATCCCCAGATCACCAACACGATGAGTATATATTCTGTACTCTGAGCCAAGCAGTCCTGAATTCAAGGCCTCAGCTCTCCATCCCATCCTCATCCCTCTGTCTTTTCTGctcctcccccaacacacacccacacccacccacacacacacacacacacacaccactaaactgaactgatacaaaattaGACCTCCCTCTGAGACTACCCAGACTTTCCCAATAAGGAAACACTGCTACCTCAGAGGGCTGAACCCTTAGGTGACCCTCTTTAGTTAAAGAGCTGCTTCTTGGGTGTCAGAAGCCATAAGAAAGAGAAACTCTTGGAAGGGGGAATGGGCTAGGGAGAGGGAGGATATAAGAAGCAGGAATAGTTCTCAGTCCTGTTAACAACCTCTCCATCTGTCTTCTCCCTCATCTGTGACACCTGTCCCAATTCTATTCCCAGAGGTGTAAGGACAAACTGAATGCCCTGGCTATCTCTGTCATGAACCAGTGGCCCGGGGTGAAACTTCGGGTCACTGAGGGCTGGGATGAGGATGGCCACCACTCTGAAGAGTCGCTACACTATGAGGGCCGGGCAGTGGACATCACCACTTCGGACCGGGACCGAAGCAAATATGGCATGCTGGCCCGCCTGGCCGTGGAGGCAGGCTTCGACTGGGTCTATTACGAATCTAAAGCCCATATCCACTGCTCTGTGAAAGCAGGTAAGGGAGAAAGCAAGCCAGTCACTAACCCCACCCCAATATCCCCCCTCCCCCGGGCTTCCCATCTCTCAACAATGTCCCCTCCCCCAATAGGCCCTTCCTAGCACCACCCGATCTGCAACTGAGACTTCCTGAGCTATATTCCTGACCTCCCCTAGGACCCTGGATGCTTTCTATGGTTGTGGTCTCTACTGGGGAAAGATAAgaggaggagtgtgtgtgtgtgtgtgtgtgtgtgtgtgtgtgtgtgtgtgtatgacagacagagaaagagagaagagacagagagatgaaagacagagagagaatagggAAGAAACAGGTAAGGGACTTGATATCATTGGATAACATCTCTACTTTAAACCTCTGGCTCTCAAATTCCAGTCCCACCATTCTAGGAATTGCCTCCAACACCATGGTCCTATAGTGTGTAGATACTCAAGCATCTCCAAACACAATTCTAATAATTCCTTGCCATGGTAAGGaagttcccttccctccctctctcttccttccttccttccttctcttttatctATCCATCCTCTTCACTCCTGATTTCAAGCTTGCATTAAGCCAGCTTTAGAAAATTACAGGGATAGGAATGGGGAGAAGATGGGAACATTGAGGCAGAATGGGTCTATCTCCTGGCAAAGGCAAATGACTGCCACTACAAGGATGGAACTATTAAGCAAAGGTATTAAAATAGCAACCAGGTTCAGTGCAGCCACTTAAAGAAAGCCCAGCCAGActagattgttttttttcctccttctctaaGGGGTTTAACAACCAACCTCCCACACTCAAGTCCACATCCAGAGTACTCCAGCCTATGGAGAAGGTGAGGTCCCAGAGGTTGCTTTTAAATGAACCCACACTCAAGCCTGTGGAATTAGAAActaatgtaaatatataaatgaataaatgaatggcaGAGCTTTCACATGCACCCAACAAACATTAGCGCTTCCAAACATCTGGATGGCCACACGCTCGGAAGCCCTGATGGTTATTATTACCGGTTCTGCTAAGATTACTTACTGCTGTGGGTGAAGGCCAAGAACTTTGATTTCATCTTGTGGTCTGCAGCTGGTATATCCCCAACCAAAGTGTTGgattttttggggttttttttatgtgtggtttttttttcctctgggctTGCAACGCCACATGCTGTTACAGAGGAGGAATAgctatggggacaaggaaaaaaaagaagaagaaaaagaagaagaggattgGAGGGTGGGAGAGGACAGCACCCAAACTCAACCCTTCACTTGAGATCTTTTTTCAAAGGTTTCTCCACCTCTAAGCATAAGTTGACACATTTAGCAAAACAGTTAACTGTGAATTTCAGAAGAGTTGTTTTTCTCCACTTCCCTGGCTTTGCCTGCTTGGTTTCTAAACTGTATTTTAATGGCATCTTTTAgttaagaaacattttaaaagtgtcAAGAAACACTtagtgggaaaagaaaataatgacttttttttcctttacaacaaCAGAAAGAGGGTATGCGGGGAGAAGGACCGAAACTGGAGGAGGGATGGTATGTGTATTTATAGAAGAGGGATAGGGCTCACCAcaggaaagaaaattagaaatattcaCTTCCTTGGATCCAGAGATGAGAAAGTTTCTCACTTCCAAAACTCTATTTCAATTGGGAAGATGGGTCTGGTGGTATCTGAGTTTGTTCACCCTGCAGGGGAACTAGTGAGCCTCTCTCTCTAGGCTATCCTGTCTAGACGTTGCAATGACCTCCAAGgccctctctttctgtttttcataaTGGTTTTCCACCCTTTCCCCTGCTCCCTGTCCAAAGCTCTCCCCCAGGAATTTCTCTTCAAGCCTCCTCCCAAATGTAAAGGCATAATCTACTCTGtggatttttcctagggagagGGCCTAGAAAGCTACTCATTGAAATTCCGAACACACTTGGGGTTTGGGGGTAATATCTAGTGCGTGTCAGGCAGGGTCGTGTGACTCTACTATGGGGTTTTCTAGAGACCAGGTCCCATTCCAGGGACTAAAGCTGGTTTCCAATGGTCAGAGGCTCACTTCATGACGGAGAAACTGATGAGAAGATTAAAACCTCTGTAATTCCAGCAGGAAGATTCTTTATCTCAATCTCTATTTGCAAAAAGCATGATCCCGGAGATTGGAATGCAAAGACGAGCACAGCCCCTCTCCTCCGCCCCCTCCCCTTCCAGGCCCCCCTCTAGTCCTCCAAAAGCCTGAATTATTGTCATCTGGATAGAGAGAGACCGAGACAGAGAGGGCGAGAGGCTGGGGTGGTAAAAGGGGGCATTGAAAATGGGCCGCGTCTATCTGGTGCTTAGAGCAGGGTCCTCcatttaaaattcaaatacaCATCTTGAGTGCCCTGCAAAAGTGGCTTTGCTGTGCAAATAGTGCTTGTGAGGGCTTGGGTTTTTGGAGAGTATGTGTCTGTGAATTGGCACACGGGGGGCTCTGCACCTGAGCAAATAACGGGGTGGGTAGTGAGAGAGTAGTGAGagagtgacaaaaaaaaaaaaaaaaagaagagggggagaaaatggaagTGTCCTCTCTTCTAAGAGTGCCTCCCATTTATTCAAGGAATCGAAATGACAATGCATGGGTTCTTTATTAGATTTTAATTAGGGAACCCAAACAAACGCCGGATTTTCACTCCCAGACCAATTCCCTGGTATGTTTGTAGAGTTGCTACAACTATTCCAGTTATTTTTCCACCAGAGATCCCATGCAACTGAAAAACGCAGCGGGGCTTCAGGGGGTTCAGCCCCAGTTCGGCGCTCTGTGTCCATCTCGCCCACCCCAACCCCCTTCCCCATCAAGAAGCCCAGGCAGTACATCCACCACCCGGCCAGCCCTTCTCAGAGCAGCCCTGCATTAATGATCCGTCCCAATAGGAGTGGGTGCAGAATCAaccctccttctcccccatttcAGTGTTCGAGCACTCCCAGAGTGCGGAATTAGCGGTTGGAGAGTTAGCATCCttaatttggggggggggaggaaggggggacttctaatgtaaaatgaaatgagaaccCCGACCCCCCCTCCAAAAGTGGGCGACAGCTAGCTATTTAATTCAGTGGGCAAGTGGAGCTGTGGGGAGGGACAGGCAGGAGTCCTTCTGAGGACAGATGTGCCAAAGCCCCAGTCTGGAGCCATTTCACACCCTTGATGTCCCCCCTACTTGGTCTCCCCAGAGGATGATTAGGAACTTGTTCTCGATGTCGGTGCAGGGGATGGGGAGAATGAGGGGCGCCCTGTGTCCTGCCTCTGGAATCCGTGGCTAGCGGCCTGGCACCATCCCCCATTCATTTCCCCCCTcgccctccccacctctccctggctgccttccttcctcccagcACTAacccccccttcctcctttctttctttctcctccccgcTCCCACCTGCAGAGAACTCAGTGGCCGCCAAGTCGGGTGGCTGCTTCCCGGGCTCGGCCACGGTGCACCTGGAGCAGGGCGGCACGAAGCTGGTGAAGGACCTGAGCCCCGGGGATCGGGTGCTGGCGGCCGACGACCAGGGCCGCCTGCTCTACAGCGACTTCCTGGCCTTCTTGGACCGGGAGGACGGTGCCAAGAAGGTGTTCTACGTGATCGAGACGCGGGAGCCCCGGGAGCGCCTGCTGCTCACCGCCGCCCACCTGCTCTTTGTCGCCCCGCACAACGAGTCCGGGCCGGGGCCGGAGCCGCTGCCTCAGGGGGAGCCGTCGGG is part of the Notamacropus eugenii isolate mMacEug1 chromosome 3, mMacEug1.pri_v2, whole genome shotgun sequence genome and harbors:
- the SHH gene encoding sonic hedgehog protein, with the protein product MDEMLLLTRFLLVVLVSSLLMSSGLACGPGRGFGKRRHPKKLTPLAYKQFIPNVAEKTLGASGRYEGKISRNSERFKELTPNYNPDIIFKDEENTGADRLMTQRCKDKLNALAISVMNQWPGVKLRVTEGWDEDGHHSEESLHYEGRAVDITTSDRDRSKYGMLARLAVEAGFDWVYYESKAHIHCSVKAENSVAAKSGGCFPGSATVHLEQGGTKLVKDLSPGDRVLAADDQGRLLYSDFLAFLDREDGAKKVFYVIETREPRERLLLTAAHLLFVAPHNESGPGPEPLPQGEPSGWTWQRPPPGVFASRVRPGQRVYVVEERGGDRRLLPAAVHSVSLREEATGVYAPLTAQGTILINRVLASCYAVIEEHSWAHWAFAPFRLAHALLAALSPAARDCGGGGGPGGGGGGRLLVPAASPDVPDAAEAGAATPGIHWYSQLLYQIGTWLLDSDTLHPLGMAVKSS